A region of Deinococcus rubellus DNA encodes the following proteins:
- the queA gene encoding tRNA preQ1(34) S-adenosylmethionine ribosyltransferase-isomerase QueA: protein MGASESADAVLTRLNFELPEARIAQTGAEPRDSSKLMVVRESVQHRIFNELPGLLRPGDLLVFNQSRVIPARVMARKPVRGGQGGGMIEVLLLREEEANVWSAYLKPARRAGNELWLGEHRAEVVGVLDDGARLLRFEADIKLYLDGIGRLPLPPYIAAGDDDRVWRERYQTVYARDDGSVAAPTAGLHFTPELLSRLDERGIERASVTLHVGAGTFKPVQGSVADHVMHAERYSVTPETATAINRARADGRRVVAVGTTTVRTLESAWDGSVVQPGEGDTRIFITPGTPVNVPDLLITNLHLPGSTLMLLVAAFAGEAKIKAAYDAALAGEYRFYSLGDAMLLENQR from the coding sequence GTGGGTGCTTCCGAATCTGCTGACGCGGTCCTGACGCGGCTGAACTTCGAGCTGCCCGAAGCCCGGATTGCCCAGACGGGGGCCGAGCCGCGCGACAGCAGCAAGCTGATGGTGGTGAGAGAGAGCGTTCAGCACCGCATTTTCAATGAACTGCCCGGCCTGTTGCGCCCCGGCGACTTGCTGGTGTTCAACCAGTCGCGTGTAATTCCGGCCCGCGTGATGGCCCGCAAGCCAGTCAGGGGCGGGCAGGGCGGCGGAATGATCGAGGTGCTGCTGCTGCGCGAGGAGGAGGCGAATGTATGGAGCGCCTACCTCAAGCCCGCCCGCCGCGCTGGCAACGAACTGTGGCTGGGCGAGCACCGAGCCGAAGTCGTCGGCGTGCTGGACGACGGAGCGCGCCTGCTGCGTTTCGAGGCCGACATCAAGCTGTATCTGGACGGGATCGGGCGTTTGCCGCTGCCGCCCTATATCGCCGCCGGGGACGATGACCGGGTGTGGCGTGAGCGCTACCAGACGGTCTATGCCCGTGACGACGGCAGCGTGGCCGCGCCCACGGCTGGGCTGCATTTCACGCCGGAACTGCTGAGCAGATTAGACGAGCGTGGCATCGAACGCGCTTCCGTCACCCTGCACGTCGGGGCCGGAACCTTCAAGCCGGTTCAGGGCAGCGTCGCCGATCATGTCATGCATGCCGAGCGCTATTCGGTGACTCCTGAAACGGCGACGGCCATCAACCGGGCCAGAGCTGATGGCCGGCGCGTCGTGGCCGTCGGCACCACCACTGTTCGCACCCTGGAGAGCGCCTGGGACGGCTCAGTGGTGCAGCCGGGCGAGGGCGACACCCGCATTTTCATCACGCCGGGGACGCCGGTCAACGTCCCCGATCTGCTGATCACCAACCTGCATCTGCCAGGAAGCACACTGATGCTGCTGGTCGCGGCCTTCGCGGGCGAGGCGAAGATCAAGGCGGCCTACGACGCGGCGCTGGCGGGGGAGTACCGCTTTTACAGTCTGGGGGACGCGATGCTGCTGGAAAATCAGCGCTGA
- the tnpC gene encoding IS66 family transposase: MTGTLREQELLEIIRQQAQRFERLEAENRALKAENARLKKRLEDLERKSRKYAAPHSRETRKADPKPPGRRAGEGLFTYKQAPTPEQITQVIEVSAPNTCAACGFSGKLLFKRQDKAWITELAAERAQQLTEYHVPVMVCPACGGTVRGVHPDLAADQYGATAHRCGPRLKASLQVLHHEIGLPQRRLPRVLQLTTGIRITQGAVTQDAQRLAEDAGPLAAHVQTLEADLRAAAFVHHDDTGWRISTSQAWVSTFRCAQTVLFTANHQHTNIELRKVLGDAFQGILVCDRFKVYDSKNLDQVRQQKCLAHLIRNADEVAAGEQQRPGRGHEYGLRLAQVFRDGIKLHRRYDEGWCTREEYRQQGESLTLRLEKVLMRAPLKTKANERLRLGILEQHLRERVLLFLSDPEIPPTNNAAERSLRTVVMARKVSQCSKNARGATTYMRIKSTVETARLRGQDPVGMLMSLRC; this comes from the coding sequence ATGACTGGGACGTTGAGGGAGCAGGAGCTGCTGGAGATTATCCGCCAGCAGGCTCAGCGGTTCGAGCGGCTGGAAGCCGAAAACCGCGCGCTCAAAGCTGAGAATGCACGCCTGAAGAAGCGCCTTGAAGACCTTGAGCGTAAGAGCCGCAAGTACGCGGCACCGCACAGTCGTGAAACCCGTAAAGCTGATCCCAAACCCCCAGGACGCCGTGCGGGAGAGGGGCTTTTCACGTACAAGCAGGCACCGACACCCGAACAGATCACTCAAGTGATCGAGGTCAGTGCGCCAAATACCTGCGCTGCTTGCGGATTCAGCGGCAAATTGCTCTTCAAGCGCCAGGACAAAGCTTGGATCACCGAACTCGCTGCTGAGCGCGCTCAGCAGCTCACGGAATATCACGTTCCGGTGATGGTGTGTCCTGCGTGTGGTGGCACGGTGCGCGGCGTGCATCCTGACCTGGCAGCAGATCAATATGGGGCAACGGCTCACCGCTGCGGACCACGCCTGAAGGCCAGCCTTCAGGTGCTGCACCATGAAATCGGCCTCCCACAGCGCCGGTTGCCACGGGTGCTCCAGTTGACGACCGGAATTCGCATCACGCAGGGCGCAGTGACCCAGGACGCACAGCGGCTGGCTGAGGATGCAGGCCCCCTGGCAGCCCATGTTCAGACCCTGGAAGCTGATCTGCGCGCGGCCGCGTTTGTGCATCATGACGATACCGGCTGGCGGATCAGCACCAGTCAAGCCTGGGTCAGCACCTTCCGTTGCGCCCAGACCGTGCTGTTCACCGCCAACCACCAGCACACCAACATCGAGCTTCGAAAGGTCCTGGGCGACGCCTTCCAAGGCATACTGGTCTGCGACCGATTCAAGGTTTATGACAGCAAGAACCTCGATCAGGTCAGGCAGCAGAAGTGCCTGGCGCATCTCATCCGCAACGCGGATGAGGTCGCTGCCGGAGAACAACAGCGGCCCGGTCGAGGACACGAATACGGCCTCCGACTGGCGCAGGTGTTCCGCGACGGGATCAAGCTCCATCGGCGCTATGACGAGGGATGGTGTACCCGGGAAGAATATCGGCAGCAGGGTGAGTCCCTCACCCTGCGCCTGGAAAAGGTGCTGATGCGTGCACCCTTGAAGACCAAGGCCAACGAGCGGCTGCGCCTGGGGATTCTAGAACAGCACCTTCGTGAAAGGGTGCTGCTGTTCCTGTCGGATCCGGAAATTCCACCGACCAACAATGCTGCCGAACGCAGTCTCAGAACCGTGGTCATGGCCAGGAAAGTCTCGCAGTGCAGTAAAAATGCACGGGGAGCCACCACGTACATGCGCATCAAGTCGACGGTGGAAACCGCCCGCCTGCGTGGTCAGGATCCCGTTGGTATGCTGATGTCCCTGCGCTGTTGA
- a CDS encoding META domain-containing protein: protein MTRSRLLLPLLALALGTSSPLSSSLAQTATPVTQPGTFTPPTTAAPDNSVPIGGYSLVSLTENGQTTRPGSAAQRPTLSFDGKRVTGSSGCNNFGGSYVARQNVLRFGNLASTLRACPDYQDGLEAQYLKLLRRVNRFEIIGTPGNQTLTLFSGSADRLTFGQNVGTGEVATVGIRSKYDGTWLLTGVPAGLSLSPDTRATQFTLRGIEISGFDGCNQFSAKANTSSGRLTFAGPVMSTKIACPPQFANLTPLLTAGAAATVQGATLTLTGAGGEQWVFSRQ from the coding sequence ATGACCCGTTCACGTTTGCTGCTGCCCCTGCTGGCCCTGGCCCTCGGTACGTCCAGCCCGCTGTCATCCAGTCTGGCCCAGACGGCCACGCCGGTGACCCAGCCCGGCACCTTCACGCCGCCCACCACTGCCGCGCCCGACAACAGCGTGCCGATTGGCGGCTACAGCCTGGTATCGCTCACCGAGAACGGCCAGACGACCCGGCCCGGCAGCGCTGCCCAGCGCCCGACCCTCAGCTTCGACGGCAAGCGGGTGACGGGGTCGAGCGGCTGCAACAACTTCGGCGGCTCCTATGTGGCCCGCCAGAACGTGCTGCGCTTCGGCAATCTGGCGTCCACCCTGCGCGCCTGCCCCGATTATCAGGACGGCCTGGAAGCCCAGTACCTCAAGCTGCTGCGCCGGGTCAACCGCTTCGAGATCATCGGCACGCCCGGCAACCAGACCCTGACCCTGTTTTCTGGCAGTGCCGACCGCTTGACCTTCGGGCAGAATGTGGGCACCGGCGAGGTGGCAACTGTGGGCATTCGCAGCAAGTACGACGGCACCTGGCTGCTGACCGGCGTACCTGCCGGGCTGAGCCTCTCGCCCGACACCCGCGCCACCCAGTTTACCCTGCGCGGCATCGAGATCAGCGGCTTCGACGGCTGCAACCAGTTCAGTGCCAAGGCCAACACCTCCAGTGGTCGCCTGACGTTCGCCGGGCCGGTGATGTCCACTAAAATCGCCTGCCCGCCGCAGTTTGCCAATCTCACGCCACTGCTGACTGCTGGAGCCGCTGCCACTGTGCAGGGCGCAACCCTGACGTTGACCGGAGCGGGCGGCGAGCAGTGGGTGTTCAGCAGGCAATAA
- a CDS encoding M3 family metallopeptidase, translated as MTQTVSDPVTSGNPLLNLGFKIPFDQIKPEHAESAVDALIKKGRADLDVLAQAPERQFEGFLQELDILGQQLAAVQTVVGHLNAVVSSDAWRAANEAILPKVSTFFTELGLHPGLWAALKSFQKTEAAATLSPEWTRFLTLTVDEFRRGGADLDDAGKARLTEINVKLAELTNKFGKNVMDGIKAYELYVSTERLSGVPPRLIGATAADAEAHGHAGEHRLTLHGPVLGPVLTYADDRLLREELSRANNLVGIGEGCDNRELLPEILRLRRERAALLGFATFADLVTVDRMSGSAGAALSFERDLEARTRPFFERENQELLEFYRQQSGEAAPDLAPWDISYWAEKLRQERYDFDEEALRPYFPMAQVMAGLFEITHRVFGITVKEAQAPGWHPEVRYYDIQNEAGEHVASFYTDWFPRDSKRGGAWMNGLYTGGPREDGFAPHLGLMCGNLNPPSGETPSLLSVGEVETVFHEFGHLLHHALSRVLVQSLSGTRVAWDFVELPSQIMENWIWTPEGLALIARHYQTGETLPDDLYQKMLAARNFRAAATAMRQYSFGTVDLSLHAEYVETDGDVLAYARNVISRYSPVPPLPDNAFIAQFGHLFSSPVGYAGGYYSYKWAEVLDADAFSRFEDGGVFNRQTGREFVDRLLSRGGSVDAGQLYRDFMGRNPDPEALLRRSGLSAPR; from the coding sequence ATGACCCAGACCGTTTCCGACCCCGTGACCAGCGGCAACCCTCTACTCAATTTGGGCTTCAAAATTCCCTTCGACCAGATTAAGCCGGAGCATGCCGAGAGCGCCGTGGACGCGCTGATCAAAAAAGGCCGCGCCGATCTGGACGTGCTGGCCCAGGCTCCCGAGCGCCAGTTCGAGGGCTTCTTGCAGGAGCTGGATATTCTCGGCCAGCAACTCGCGGCGGTGCAGACGGTCGTGGGGCACCTCAACGCGGTGGTGTCGAGTGACGCATGGCGGGCTGCCAACGAGGCCATCTTGCCCAAGGTCAGCACCTTCTTCACCGAGCTGGGGCTGCACCCCGGCCTCTGGGCGGCGCTCAAGAGCTTTCAAAAGACTGAAGCAGCGGCCACCCTCAGCCCCGAGTGGACCCGCTTCCTGACCCTGACGGTGGACGAGTTCCGGCGCGGCGGCGCAGACCTCGACGACGCGGGCAAGGCCCGGCTCACCGAGATCAACGTCAAGCTGGCCGAGCTGACCAACAAGTTCGGCAAGAATGTGATGGACGGCATCAAGGCCTACGAGCTGTACGTGAGTACCGAGCGGCTCTCGGGTGTGCCGCCGCGCCTGATCGGGGCCACTGCCGCCGACGCCGAGGCGCACGGGCATGCGGGCGAGCACCGTCTGACCCTGCACGGCCCGGTGCTGGGACCGGTCCTGACCTATGCCGACGACCGTTTGCTGCGCGAGGAACTCAGCCGCGCCAACAACCTGGTCGGCATTGGCGAGGGCTGTGACAACCGTGAGCTGCTGCCCGAGATTCTGCGCCTGCGCCGCGAGCGGGCCGCGCTGCTGGGGTTCGCCACCTTTGCCGATCTGGTGACCGTGGACCGGATGTCGGGCAGTGCCGGGGCAGCTTTAAGCTTCGAGCGCGACCTGGAAGCCCGCACCCGGCCCTTCTTCGAGCGGGAGAATCAGGAGTTGCTGGAGTTTTACCGCCAGCAGTCGGGTGAGGCTGCCCCCGATCTGGCTCCCTGGGACATCTCGTACTGGGCCGAGAAGCTGCGCCAGGAGCGCTACGACTTCGATGAGGAGGCCCTGCGCCCTTACTTCCCGATGGCCCAGGTCATGGCTGGCTTGTTCGAGATCACCCACCGGGTCTTCGGCATCACAGTAAAGGAGGCGCAGGCCCCCGGCTGGCATCCGGAAGTCAGGTATTACGACATCCAGAACGAGGCGGGCGAACACGTCGCCAGCTTCTACACCGACTGGTTTCCGCGCGACAGCAAGCGTGGCGGTGCGTGGATGAATGGCCTCTATACCGGCGGCCCCCGTGAGGACGGCTTCGCCCCGCACCTGGGCCTGATGTGCGGCAATCTCAACCCACCCTCGGGTGAGACTCCCTCTCTGCTGTCGGTGGGCGAGGTTGAGACGGTCTTTCACGAGTTCGGCCACCTGTTGCACCACGCCCTCTCGCGGGTGCTGGTGCAGTCGCTCAGCGGCACGCGGGTCGCCTGGGACTTCGTGGAGTTGCCCTCGCAGATCATGGAGAACTGGATCTGGACACCCGAGGGCCTGGCGCTGATCGCCCGCCATTACCAGACCGGTGAGACCCTGCCGGATGACCTCTACCAGAAGATGCTGGCCGCCCGCAACTTCCGCGCCGCTGCCACTGCCATGCGCCAGTACAGCTTCGGTACGGTGGATCTGTCGCTGCACGCCGAGTACGTCGAGACCGACGGCGACGTGCTGGCCTACGCCCGCAACGTGATCAGCCGCTACTCGCCGGTGCCGCCGCTGCCGGACAATGCCTTCATTGCCCAGTTTGGACACCTGTTCTCCAGCCCGGTGGGTTATGCGGGCGGTTACTACAGTTACAAATGGGCCGAGGTGCTCGACGCCGACGCTTTTTCCCGCTTCGAGGATGGGGGCGTCTTCAACCGTCAGACTGGGCGCGAATTCGTGGACCGGCTGCTCTCACGCGGAGGCTCGGTGGACGCGGGGCAGCTCTACCGTGACTTCATGGGCCGAAATCCCGATCCCGAGGCGCTGCTGCGCCGAAGCGGGCTGAGCGCGCCGCGCTGA
- the murA gene encoding UDP-N-acetylglucosamine 1-carboxyvinyltransferase — protein MQVTPLHITGGRSLSGEFAVQPSKNAALPIIVAALLSREPVTLHGIPRLSDIYTILDIVGHLGAQHAWVGPNSVTLHTPEILNTTAPYALVSKMRASFIVMGSLIARAGEATVSMPGGCAFGYRPVDQHVKAFQALGVAMNEEGGNFTAQRPRPLGGSYIFEMLTVGATQNAILAATLGSGQVTLENASIDTDVVDMINFLNSLGADIRGAGTNLITVQGVGSLRGGEYTIIPDRIEAGTIMLAAAATRSNITLTGVRPAHLRAVSMKLMEMGVYITESDDIMTVDATRAVLRATNVTALEFPGFPTDVQPQMSALLATVPGTSVMVDKIYPDRLTHVVELKRMGAQITVSEHTQIIQGGHGHMHGAPVKAADIRAGGALVVAALAAEGETIIDGMQYINRGYERFAERLRGLGAQATQSELTLASAMD, from the coding sequence CTGCAAGTCACTCCCCTGCATATCACCGGTGGCCGCTCCCTCAGCGGCGAATTCGCGGTTCAACCCAGCAAGAACGCCGCGCTGCCGATTATCGTGGCGGCGCTGCTGAGCCGGGAGCCGGTGACCCTGCACGGGATTCCGCGTCTGTCCGACATCTACACCATTCTGGACATCGTGGGCCACCTCGGCGCGCAGCACGCCTGGGTCGGGCCGAACAGCGTGACCCTGCACACCCCGGAAATTCTCAATACCACCGCGCCCTACGCTCTGGTCAGCAAGATGCGCGCCAGCTTCATCGTGATGGGGTCCCTGATCGCCCGCGCCGGGGAAGCCACCGTCAGCATGCCCGGCGGCTGCGCCTTCGGCTACCGCCCCGTCGACCAGCATGTCAAGGCGTTTCAGGCGCTGGGCGTGGCCATGAACGAGGAGGGCGGCAACTTCACGGCGCAGCGCCCCCGCCCGCTTGGCGGCTCGTACATCTTCGAGATGCTGACGGTGGGCGCGACCCAGAATGCCATTCTGGCGGCCACGCTGGGCAGCGGCCAGGTGACGCTGGAAAACGCCAGCATCGACACCGACGTCGTGGACATGATCAATTTCCTCAACTCGCTGGGGGCCGACATTCGCGGGGCGGGCACCAACCTCATCACGGTGCAGGGCGTCGGGTCGCTGCGCGGCGGCGAGTACACCATCATTCCTGACCGCATCGAGGCCGGAACCATCATGCTGGCCGCCGCCGCCACCCGCAGCAACATCACCCTGACCGGCGTGCGCCCCGCCCACCTGCGGGCCGTCAGCATGAAGCTCATGGAGATGGGCGTGTATATCACCGAGTCCGACGACATCATGACGGTGGACGCCACCCGCGCTGTGCTGCGCGCCACCAACGTCACCGCCCTGGAATTTCCAGGCTTTCCCACCGATGTGCAGCCGCAGATGAGCGCCTTACTGGCGACGGTGCCCGGCACCAGCGTGATGGTGGACAAGATCTACCCTGACCGCCTGACCCATGTGGTCGAACTCAAGCGCATGGGCGCGCAGATTACCGTCAGTGAGCACACCCAGATCATTCAGGGTGGGCACGGGCACATGCACGGCGCACCCGTCAAGGCCGCCGACATCCGTGCCGGGGGCGCGCTGGTGGTCGCCGCGCTGGCCGCCGAGGGTGAAACCATCATTGACGGGATGCAGTACATCAACCGGGGTTACGAGCGCTTCGCCGAGCGCCTGCGCGGCCTGGGGGCGCAGGCCACCCAGTCGGAACTGACCCTCGCCAGCGCCATGGACTGA
- a CDS encoding AIM24 family protein — translation MIPDLPNPAEIDGEAKSGMNYRIFGTVQPTLIVDIDTRHGMFSDAGGMSWMSATVEMNTGMNSGGGGGGLLSGLARMVGGGTLFLVNFATRSEGQIAFATDFPGKIVPLDLGAGESIIMHKHAFLAAEAGVTLAVTFTRRFGAGLVGGDGFVLQSVTGPGMAFAELDGDAIEYHLNAGETLLVEPGHVAMFEQSVTFDVQMMKGLRNIIFSGEALFFARLSGPGRVWLNSMSASKVAHRIGEYLPKGS, via the coding sequence ATGATTCCTGACCTGCCCAATCCGGCGGAGATCGACGGCGAAGCCAAGAGCGGCATGAACTACCGGATTTTCGGCACTGTCCAGCCGACCCTGATCGTGGATATCGACACCCGGCACGGGATGTTCAGCGACGCGGGTGGGATGTCGTGGATGAGTGCCACCGTCGAGATGAATACCGGCATGAACAGCGGTGGTGGGGGCGGCGGGCTGCTCTCCGGCTTGGCCCGGATGGTGGGCGGCGGGACGCTTTTTCTGGTCAATTTCGCCACCCGCAGCGAGGGCCAGATCGCCTTTGCCACCGACTTCCCCGGCAAGATCGTGCCGCTCGACTTGGGCGCGGGCGAGAGCATCATCATGCACAAGCACGCTTTTCTGGCGGCGGAAGCGGGTGTGACGCTGGCTGTGACCTTTACCCGCCGTTTCGGAGCCGGGCTGGTCGGCGGCGACGGCTTCGTGCTGCAGAGCGTGACCGGCCCCGGCATGGCCTTCGCCGAACTCGACGGAGACGCCATCGAATACCACCTCAACGCGGGCGAAACGCTGCTGGTCGAACCCGGCCACGTCGCCATGTTCGAGCAGAGTGTGACCTTCGACGTGCAGATGATGAAGGGGCTTCGCAACATCATCTTCTCCGGCGAGGCGCTGTTTTTTGCCCGCCTCTCGGGGCCGGGGCGGGTGTGGCTCAACAGCATGTCGGCCAGCAAGGTGGCCCACCGCATCGGGGAGTACCTGCCCAAAGGCAGTTGA
- a CDS encoding LabA-like NYN domain-containing protein: MHYVVHKPRIGLFIDTQNLYHSARDLADRTVNFETLLNIAQKDRELIHAIAYTVEKDGESTSRPFIYKLSALGYKVRRMTLALHHVTDSGKAIWEGNWDMGMVADMVRLMDHLDIVVLGSGDGDFTDIVELLQERGKRVEVIAFREHTAQKLIDAADKFTHLPDVDEALMPARVPKPAPV; this comes from the coding sequence ATGCATTACGTTGTTCACAAACCCAGAATCGGTCTGTTTATAGATACCCAGAACCTCTACCACTCGGCCCGCGATCTGGCCGACCGCACTGTCAATTTCGAGACGCTGCTCAATATTGCCCAGAAAGACCGTGAACTCATTCACGCCATCGCTTACACCGTTGAAAAGGACGGCGAGAGCACCTCGCGTCCCTTTATCTACAAGCTCTCGGCGCTGGGCTACAAGGTGCGGCGCATGACCCTGGCCCTGCACCACGTCACCGACAGCGGCAAGGCCATCTGGGAAGGCAACTGGGACATGGGCATGGTGGCCGACATGGTGCGGTTGATGGACCACCTGGACATTGTCGTGCTGGGCAGCGGCGACGGCGACTTTACCGACATCGTTGAACTCTTGCAGGAGCGTGGCAAGCGGGTGGAAGTGATCGCCTTCCGCGAACACACTGCCCAGAAACTCATCGACGCCGCCGACAAGTTCACCCATCTGCCGGACGTGGACGAGGCCCTGATGCCTGCCCGCGTCCCAAAGCCCGCGCCGGTCTGA